One genomic region from Streptomyces venezuelae encodes:
- a CDS encoding acetyl-CoA C-acetyltransferase, producing the protein MPEAVIVSTARSPIGRAFKGSLKDLRADDLTATIVQAALAKVPELDPRDIDDLMLGCGLPGGEQGNNLGRIVSVRMGMDHLPGCTITRYCSSSLQTSRMALHAIKAGEGDVFISAGVEMVSSFVRGNSDSLPDTHNPFFAEAEARTAAVAASEGSTWHDPREDGIVPDAYIAMGQTAENLARLKGISRQEMDEFGVRSQNLAEQAIKNGFWEREITPVTLPDGTVVSTDDGPRAGVTLEGVQGLKPVFRPDGLVTAANCCPLNDGAAALVIMSDTKARELGLTPLARIVSTGVSGLSPEIMGLGPVEASKQALKRAGLTIGDIDLAELNEAFAAQVIPSYQDLGLDLDKVNVNGGAIAVGHPFGMTGARITGTLINSLQFHDKQFGLETMCVGGGQGMAMVIERLS; encoded by the coding sequence ATGCCCGAAGCCGTGATCGTCTCGACCGCCCGCTCGCCCATCGGCCGGGCCTTCAAGGGCTCCCTCAAGGATCTGCGGGCGGACGACCTCACCGCGACCATCGTCCAGGCCGCCCTGGCGAAGGTGCCGGAGCTGGACCCGCGCGACATCGACGACCTCATGCTGGGCTGCGGTCTGCCCGGCGGCGAGCAGGGCAACAACCTGGGCCGGATCGTGTCCGTGCGGATGGGCATGGACCACCTGCCGGGCTGCACGATCACCCGCTACTGCTCCTCCTCGCTGCAGACCTCCCGCATGGCGCTGCACGCGATCAAGGCGGGCGAGGGCGACGTCTTCATCTCGGCCGGTGTCGAGATGGTGTCCAGCTTCGTCCGGGGCAACTCGGACTCGCTGCCCGACACCCACAACCCGTTCTTCGCCGAGGCCGAGGCCCGTACCGCCGCGGTCGCCGCCTCCGAGGGCTCCACCTGGCACGACCCGCGCGAGGACGGCATCGTCCCGGACGCGTACATCGCGATGGGCCAGACCGCCGAGAACCTGGCCCGCCTCAAGGGCATCAGCCGCCAGGAGATGGACGAGTTCGGCGTACGGTCGCAGAACCTCGCCGAGCAGGCCATCAAGAACGGCTTCTGGGAGCGCGAGATCACCCCGGTGACGCTGCCGGACGGCACCGTCGTCTCCACCGACGACGGCCCGCGCGCCGGCGTCACCCTGGAGGGCGTGCAGGGCCTCAAGCCGGTCTTCCGCCCCGACGGCCTGGTCACCGCCGCCAACTGCTGCCCGCTGAACGACGGCGCCGCCGCACTCGTCATCATGTCGGACACGAAGGCCCGCGAGCTCGGCCTGACCCCGCTCGCCCGCATCGTCTCCACCGGCGTCTCCGGCCTCTCCCCCGAGATCATGGGCCTGGGCCCGGTCGAGGCCTCGAAGCAGGCCCTCAAGCGCGCCGGCCTGACCATCGGCGACATCGACCTGGCGGAGCTCAACGAGGCCTTCGCCGCCCAGGTCATCCCGTCCTACCAGGACCTGGGCCTGGACCTGGACAAGGTGAACGTCAACGGCGGCGCGATCGCCGTCGGCCACCCCTTCGGCATGACGGGCGCCCGGATCACCGGCACG
- a CDS encoding SGNH/GDSL hydrolase family protein: protein MARRIAAGAAYGGGSIGLLGVAAVGLLLTEMQLAKRSVGNGTAPLPPVADGLYGRSFGTEEPLRMALLGDSTAAGQGVRRTGQTPGALLASGLAAVAERPVVLRNVALSGARSDDLERQVSLLLSQPVAPDVCVIMIGANDVTHRMSPTESVRHLSAAVRRLRTAGAEVVVGTCPDLGTIEPVYQPLRWLARRASRQLAAAQTIVVVEQGGRTVSLGDLLGPEFAANPREMFGVDNFHPSAEGYATAAMAVLPTLCVSLAVWPETDRLEPARRENILPVAKAAAEAAKEAGTEVTGARAPWALLKHRRRRRLPAAESPAPAPEDAQA from the coding sequence GTGGCACGACGGATCGCGGCGGGTGCGGCGTACGGCGGCGGGAGCATCGGTCTCCTCGGCGTGGCGGCGGTCGGACTCCTGCTGACCGAGATGCAGCTGGCGAAGCGGTCGGTGGGGAACGGGACGGCGCCCCTGCCGCCGGTGGCGGACGGCCTGTACGGCCGGTCCTTCGGCACGGAGGAGCCCCTGCGAATGGCCCTTCTGGGTGATTCCACGGCGGCGGGCCAGGGGGTGCGCCGCACGGGTCAGACGCCCGGCGCGCTGCTCGCCTCGGGGCTCGCGGCGGTCGCGGAGCGGCCGGTGGTCCTGCGGAACGTGGCGCTGTCGGGGGCGCGCTCGGACGACCTGGAGCGCCAGGTGTCGCTGCTGCTCTCCCAGCCGGTGGCCCCCGACGTCTGCGTGATCATGATCGGGGCGAACGACGTGACGCACCGGATGTCGCCGACGGAGTCGGTGCGGCATCTCTCGGCGGCGGTGCGGCGGCTGCGGACGGCGGGCGCGGAGGTGGTCGTCGGGACCTGTCCGGACCTGGGGACGATCGAGCCGGTCTACCAGCCGCTGCGCTGGCTGGCCCGGCGGGCCTCGCGGCAGCTGGCGGCGGCGCAGACGATCGTGGTGGTGGAGCAGGGCGGGCGGACGGTGTCGCTGGGCGATCTGCTCGGCCCGGAGTTCGCGGCGAACCCGCGCGAGATGTTCGGGGTGGACAACTTCCACCCCTCGGCGGAGGGGTACGCGACGGCGGCGATGGCCGTGCTGCCGACGCTGTGCGTGTCGCTGGCCGTGTGGCCGGAAACCGATCGGCTGGAGCCGGCGCGCCGGGAGAACATCCTGCCGGTGGCGAAGGCGGCGGCCGAGGCGGCGAAGGAGGCGGGCACCGAGGTCACGGGCGCCCGCGCACCGTGGGCCCTCCTGAAGCACCGGCGGCGGAGGCGCCTGCCGGCCGCGGAATCCCCGGCCCCGGCCCCGGAGGACGCCCAGGCATGA
- a CDS encoding cystathionine beta-synthase, with protein sequence MQFHDSMISLVGNTPLVKLNNVTAGIQATVLAKVEYFNPGGSVKDRIAVRMIEAAEQSGELKPGGTIVEPTSGNTGVGLAIVAQQKGYKCIFVCPDKVSLDKINVLRAYGAEVVVCPTAVDPEHPDSYYNVSDRLVRETPGAWKPDQYSNPNNPRSHYETTGPELWEQTDGKITHFVAGVGTGGTISGTGNYLKEVSGGSVKVIGADPEGSVYSGGSGRPYLVEGVGEDFWPTAYDRNVTDRIVAVSDKDSFQMTRRLAKEEGLLVGGSCGMAVVAALEVAKELGPDDVVVVLLPDSGRGYMSKIFSDEWMAGHGFLEDTSSATVADVLRHKEGVMPSLVHMHPDETVGQAIEVLREYGVSQMPIVKPGAGHPDVMAAEVVGSVVEKELLDALFTKRASLDDPLERHMSAPLPQVGSGEPVADLMTVLGESADAAIVLVEGKPTGVVSRQDLLAFLANGGSK encoded by the coding sequence GTGCAATTCCACGACTCGATGATCAGCCTCGTCGGCAACACCCCGCTGGTGAAGCTCAACAACGTCACAGCGGGCATCCAGGCGACCGTCCTGGCCAAGGTCGAGTACTTCAACCCCGGAGGCTCGGTCAAGGACCGGATCGCCGTACGGATGATCGAGGCGGCCGAGCAGAGCGGCGAGCTCAAGCCCGGCGGCACCATCGTCGAGCCCACGTCCGGCAACACCGGCGTCGGCCTCGCGATCGTGGCCCAGCAGAAGGGCTACAAGTGCATCTTCGTCTGCCCCGACAAGGTGTCCCTCGACAAGATCAACGTGCTGCGGGCGTACGGCGCCGAGGTCGTGGTCTGCCCCACCGCGGTCGACCCCGAGCACCCGGACTCGTACTACAACGTCTCGGACCGGCTCGTCCGTGAGACGCCGGGCGCCTGGAAGCCCGACCAGTACTCCAACCCGAACAACCCGCGCTCCCACTACGAGACCACCGGTCCCGAGCTCTGGGAGCAGACGGACGGGAAGATCACCCACTTCGTGGCGGGCGTCGGCACCGGCGGCACCATCTCCGGCACCGGCAACTACCTCAAGGAGGTCAGCGGCGGCTCCGTGAAGGTCATCGGCGCCGACCCCGAGGGCTCGGTCTACTCCGGCGGCTCCGGCCGCCCGTACCTGGTCGAGGGCGTCGGCGAGGACTTCTGGCCGACCGCGTACGACCGGAACGTCACGGACCGGATCGTCGCCGTGTCCGACAAGGACTCCTTCCAGATGACCCGCCGCCTCGCCAAGGAGGAGGGCCTGCTCGTCGGCGGCTCCTGCGGCATGGCGGTCGTCGCCGCGCTGGAGGTCGCCAAGGAGCTCGGCCCCGACGACGTCGTGGTCGTCCTGCTGCCGGACTCCGGCCGCGGCTACATGTCGAAGATCTTCAGCGACGAGTGGATGGCGGGACACGGCTTCCTGGAGGACACCTCCTCCGCCACCGTCGCCGACGTCCTGCGGCACAAGGAGGGCGTCATGCCCTCCCTCGTCCACATGCACCCGGACGAGACCGTCGGCCAGGCCATCGAGGTGCTGCGCGAGTACGGCGTCTCCCAGATGCCCATCGTGAAGCCCGGCGCCGGCCACCCCGACGTCATGGCCGCCGAGGTCGTCGGCTCGGTCGTCGAGAAGGAGCTGCTCGACGCGCTCTTCACGAAGCGCGCCTCCCTGGACGACCCGCTGGAGCGCCACATGAGCGCGCCGCTGCCGCAGGTCGGCTCCGGTGAGCCCGTCGCCGACCTGATGACCGTCCTCGGTGAGTCCGCCGACGCGGCGATCGTCCTGGTCGAGGGCAAGCCGACCGGCGTCGTCAGCCGCCAGGACCTGCTGGCCTTCCTGGCCAACGGCGGCTCGAAGTAG
- a CDS encoding MurR/RpiR family transcriptional regulator, giving the protein MSDSPAGRLQALFEGHRLTPTQRRIAHSMVRRAADVPFLSSVELAELAGVSQPSVTRFAVALGFDGYPALRKHLREVAPPEPDGAGGEQGNEYQQAVLAEIENLRHLAGLLADPGPVERAGRLLASSRPLLVLGLRAASSQARGFAYFAAKVHPDVRLLDEGGSMLTDRVDAAVRAGATALLCFALPRHPREVVEALEYARAAGLTVVAVADSAFAPVAAHSDLLIPAAVGTGLAFDTACAPMMLGRVLLEAMADELPDAQARLEEFDTKAAARGLFVE; this is encoded by the coding sequence ATGAGCGACAGCCCGGCCGGACGGCTGCAGGCGCTCTTCGAGGGGCACCGGCTGACGCCGACCCAGCGGCGGATCGCCCACTCCATGGTGCGGCGCGCCGCCGACGTGCCCTTCCTGTCCAGCGTCGAGCTCGCCGAGCTCGCCGGGGTCAGCCAGCCCTCCGTCACCCGCTTCGCCGTCGCCCTGGGCTTCGACGGGTACCCGGCGCTCCGCAAGCACCTGCGGGAGGTCGCGCCGCCCGAGCCGGACGGGGCCGGGGGCGAGCAGGGCAACGAGTACCAGCAGGCCGTGCTCGCCGAGATCGAGAACCTGCGGCACCTCGCCGGGCTCCTCGCCGACCCCGGGCCCGTCGAGCGGGCCGGCCGGCTCCTCGCCTCCTCGCGCCCGCTGCTCGTGCTCGGCCTGCGGGCGGCTTCCTCGCAGGCGCGCGGCTTCGCCTACTTCGCCGCCAAGGTGCACCCCGACGTCCGGCTCCTCGACGAGGGCGGCTCGATGCTCACGGACCGCGTCGACGCGGCCGTACGGGCCGGGGCCACGGCGCTGCTGTGCTTCGCCCTGCCCCGGCACCCCCGGGAGGTCGTGGAGGCCCTGGAGTACGCGCGGGCGGCGGGGCTGACGGTCGTGGCCGTCGCCGATTCGGCGTTCGCGCCCGTCGCCGCCCACAGCGACCTGCTGATCCCGGCCGCCGTCGGCACCGGGCTCGCCTTCGACACCGCCTGCGCGCCGATGATGCTCGGCCGGGTCCTGCTGGAGGCCATGGCGGACGAACTCCCGGACGCGCAGGCGCGTCTGGAGGAGTTCGACACGAAGGCGGCCGCGCGGGGGCTCTTCGTCGAGTAG
- a CDS encoding roadblock/LC7 domain-containing protein has protein sequence MTAETEVLSELRRLRARLPQLTGALAASADGLVLAHDTVDGEAESVAALTAAALGVGQRLTDSTGQGRFRELLVRGESGYVATYAAGGSAVLTLLAEPRINVGRLHLEARRSSTRIGELVDGALERKDLNRL, from the coding sequence ATGACTGCGGAGACAGAAGTCCTCAGCGAGCTCAGACGGCTGCGGGCCCGGCTGCCCCAGCTGACCGGAGCCCTCGCGGCCAGCGCCGACGGCCTCGTGCTCGCCCACGACACCGTCGACGGCGAGGCGGAGAGCGTGGCCGCGCTGACGGCGGCGGCGCTCGGCGTCGGCCAGCGGCTGACCGACTCCACGGGCCAGGGCCGCTTCCGCGAGCTCCTCGTCCGTGGCGAGAGCGGATATGTGGCGACCTACGCGGCAGGCGGCTCTGCCGTCCTGACGCTCCTCGCGGAGCCCCGGATCAACGTGGGCCGGCTCCACCTGGAGGCCCGCAGGTCCAGCACCCGGATAGGGGAACTCGTCGACGGCGCCCTGGAACGCAAAGACCTGAACCGACTCTGA
- a CDS encoding transcriptional regulator codes for MSAVATPVSPMLVRLAAEKATGALLRDHGTLYLVDGRVVHAESPAAPGVDVLLTTGGRLPREGWDEAVDRAGAHRAVGRFLVDSGRLHDGELEICHLGAVFDAAFFALSPTSGPTRFRYGVGHWFGTVRPVSAEAVERETVRRRELLDAVWPYASVDNTPVVPRPAAPGQTVGARQRALLAAADGERTPADLARLLGRPAFHTLLDVRRLAAAGLVETPPEPDPRPDPGPVPPPQPLLAAPQVADPDIALLRRLRDALEAHL; via the coding sequence ATGAGCGCGGTGGCCACCCCCGTGTCCCCGATGCTGGTCCGGCTCGCCGCCGAGAAGGCCACCGGCGCGCTGCTGCGCGACCACGGCACGCTCTACCTCGTCGACGGCCGCGTCGTGCACGCCGAGAGCCCCGCCGCCCCCGGCGTCGACGTCCTCCTGACCACCGGCGGGCGGCTGCCGCGCGAGGGCTGGGACGAGGCCGTCGACCGGGCCGGCGCCCACCGCGCCGTCGGCCGCTTCCTCGTCGACAGCGGCCGGCTGCACGACGGCGAGCTGGAGATCTGCCACCTCGGCGCCGTCTTCGACGCGGCCTTCTTCGCCCTCTCCCCCACCAGCGGACCGACCCGCTTCCGGTACGGCGTGGGCCACTGGTTCGGCACGGTGCGGCCGGTCTCCGCCGAGGCCGTCGAGCGCGAGACCGTCCGCCGCCGCGAACTCCTCGACGCCGTCTGGCCGTACGCCTCCGTCGACAACACCCCGGTGGTGCCGCGCCCCGCCGCCCCCGGCCAGACCGTCGGAGCCCGGCAGCGCGCCCTGCTCGCCGCCGCCGACGGGGAGCGGACCCCCGCGGACCTCGCCCGGCTGCTCGGCCGCCCCGCCTTCCACACACTTCTCGACGTCCGGCGGCTCGCCGCGGCCGGGCTCGTCGAGACCCCGCCGGAGCCGGATCCCCGACCCGACCCCGGCCCCGTACCGCCCCCGCAACCGCTCCTGGCGGCCCCGCAGGTGGCAGACCCCGACATCGCCCTGCTGCGCCGGCTCCGTGACGCCCTGGAGGCACATCTGTGA
- a CDS encoding SRPBCC family protein has translation MTGSGTDTTSVVVERRIAASPGRVWESITDLRDMPRVLSGVQKVEVLTEGGFGVGTRWRETRKMLGKEATEEMTVTECVPPDRYVTVAESHGMHYVSELTLKADGGATTLRMAFSARPAAGRTPGFVARLLARFGAKAVAKALAKDLSEIANAVESRA, from the coding sequence ATGACTGGATCGGGTACGGACACCACCTCCGTCGTCGTCGAACGCCGGATCGCCGCCTCCCCCGGGCGCGTCTGGGAGTCGATCACCGACCTCCGGGACATGCCCCGCGTCCTCTCGGGCGTCCAGAAGGTCGAGGTGCTCACCGAGGGCGGCTTCGGCGTGGGGACGCGCTGGCGTGAGACGCGGAAGATGCTGGGCAAGGAGGCCACGGAGGAGATGACCGTGACCGAGTGCGTGCCGCCCGACCGGTACGTCACGGTCGCCGAGTCGCACGGCATGCACTACGTCTCCGAGCTCACCCTCAAGGCCGACGGCGGGGCCACTACCCTGCGGATGGCCTTCTCGGCCCGCCCGGCGGCCGGCCGCACCCCCGGATTCGTCGCCCGCCTGCTCGCCCGCTTCGGCGCGAAGGCCGTCGCCAAGGCGCTCGCGAAGGACCTGTCCGAGATCGCGAACGCGGTCGAGTCCCGCGCCTGA
- a CDS encoding diaminopimelate decarboxylase has product MGRMASYRRDLAVRASVDQGLLSPAEPVVALLDTAGIRASAAALTSAFAAVTDAHVLHAFAVKAAPLVPVLRLLHDAGLGVEVASPGELALARAAGIPPTHTVLDSPAKTPAELRQALALGIAVNADNLQELDRLDALVASAPTASPLGLRVNPQVGAGSIGALSTATATSKFGVALRDEGAREGVVQAYLDRPWLTRLHTHTGSQGVPLALMAEGVGETYALAEEINHKAGRQQIDTLDIGGGLPVNFTSDEETPTYAEYARLLADTAPGLLDGRYRLVTEFGRSLLAKHGTVLARVEYTKTSGGRPIAVTHAGVQLATRTVYAPESWPLRILAYDAGGRPRAGEPTVQDVAGPACFAGDLLATGRELPLLHPGDVVAVPDTGAYCFAHHYAYNSLPRPAVHGFTVGDDGAVAFSTVRRAQTLDEIVAEAGGAHANALVG; this is encoded by the coding sequence ATGGGCCGCATGGCCTCCTACCGCCGTGATCTCGCCGTCCGAGCCTCCGTCGACCAAGGACTGCTCTCCCCCGCCGAGCCCGTCGTCGCACTCCTCGACACCGCCGGCATCCGCGCCTCCGCCGCCGCCCTGACCAGTGCTTTCGCCGCCGTCACCGACGCCCACGTCCTCCATGCCTTCGCCGTCAAGGCCGCCCCGCTCGTCCCCGTCCTGCGCCTTCTCCACGACGCGGGGCTCGGCGTCGAGGTCGCCAGCCCCGGCGAGCTCGCCCTCGCCCGCGCCGCCGGGATCCCGCCCACCCACACCGTGCTCGACTCCCCCGCCAAGACCCCGGCCGAGCTGCGCCAGGCCCTCGCGCTCGGGATCGCCGTCAACGCCGACAACCTCCAGGAGCTGGACCGCCTCGACGCGCTCGTCGCCTCCGCGCCCACCGCCTCGCCCCTCGGACTCCGGGTGAACCCTCAGGTCGGAGCCGGTTCCATCGGCGCGCTCTCGACCGCGACCGCCACCTCCAAGTTCGGCGTGGCACTCCGCGACGAGGGCGCACGCGAGGGCGTCGTCCAGGCCTACCTGGACCGCCCCTGGCTCACCCGGCTGCACACCCACACCGGTTCCCAGGGCGTCCCGCTCGCCCTGATGGCCGAAGGCGTCGGGGAGACCTACGCCCTCGCCGAGGAGATCAACCACAAGGCGGGCCGGCAGCAGATCGACACCCTCGACATCGGCGGCGGGCTGCCGGTCAACTTCACCTCCGACGAGGAGACGCCGACGTACGCCGAGTACGCCCGCCTCCTCGCCGACACCGCCCCCGGGCTCCTCGACGGCCGCTACCGGCTCGTCACCGAGTTCGGCCGCTCCCTGCTCGCCAAGCACGGCACGGTCCTCGCCCGGGTCGAGTACACGAAGACCTCCGGGGGCCGCCCGATCGCCGTCACCCACGCGGGCGTCCAGCTCGCCACCCGTACGGTCTACGCCCCCGAGTCCTGGCCGCTGCGGATCCTCGCGTACGACGCCGGGGGCCGCCCCCGCGCCGGGGAGCCCACCGTCCAGGACGTGGCGGGGCCCGCCTGCTTCGCCGGGGACCTGCTCGCCACCGGCCGGGAGCTGCCGCTGCTGCACCCGGGCGACGTCGTCGCCGTCCCGGACACCGGCGCGTACTGCTTCGCCCACCACTACGCGTACAACAGCCTGCCCCGGCCCGCTGTCCACGGCTTCACGGTGGGCGACGACGGGGCGGTGGCGTTCTCGACGGTACGGAGGGCCCAGACGCTCGACGAGATCGTCGCGGAGGCGGGCGGGGCGCATGCGAACGCCCTCGTCGGATAG
- the hutU gene encoding urocanate hydratase: MSGPRPVRAARGTELSALGWQQEAALRMLQNNLDPEVAEHPDKLVVYGGTGKAARDWRSYDAMVRTLRTLKQDETMLVQSGRPVGVMQTHEWAPRVLIANSNLVGDWANWEEFRRLEALGLTMYGQMTAGSWIYIGTQGILQGTYETFAAVAAKKFNGTLAGTITLTAGLGGMGGAQPLAVTMNDGVAICIDVDPRAIERRIEHRYLDVKADNLAHALRLAVEARDARRPLSIGLLGNAAELLPQMLAEGAPIDIVTDQTSAHDPLSYLPVGIAFEDMADAAAKDPAGFTQRSRESMAKHVEAMVGFMDAGSEVFDYGNSIRGEAQLAGYDRAFAFPGFVPAYIRPLFCEGKGPFRWAALSGEASDIHKTDKAILELFPENESLHRWIKMAGERVHFQGLPARICWLGQGERDKAGDMFNDMVGNGTLAAPLAIGRDHLDCGSVASPYRETEAMLDGSDAIADWPLLNAMVNVASGASWVSLHHGGGVGMGRSIHAGQVTVADGTPLAGEKIRRVLTNDPGMGVIRHVDAGYDIAERVADEKGVRVPMREGSGQETSGAEASA; encoded by the coding sequence ATGTCAGGACCCCGCCCCGTCCGAGCAGCACGCGGTACGGAACTGAGCGCCCTGGGATGGCAGCAGGAAGCCGCCCTCCGGATGCTCCAGAACAACCTCGACCCCGAGGTCGCCGAGCACCCCGACAAGCTCGTCGTCTACGGCGGCACCGGCAAGGCCGCCCGCGACTGGCGCTCGTACGACGCCATGGTCCGCACGCTGCGCACGCTGAAGCAGGACGAGACGATGCTCGTCCAGTCCGGCCGCCCCGTCGGCGTCATGCAGACCCACGAGTGGGCCCCGCGCGTCCTCATCGCCAACTCCAACCTGGTCGGCGACTGGGCCAACTGGGAGGAGTTCCGGCGCCTGGAGGCCCTCGGCCTCACCATGTACGGCCAGATGACCGCCGGCTCCTGGATCTACATCGGCACCCAGGGCATCCTCCAGGGCACGTACGAGACCTTCGCCGCCGTCGCCGCGAAGAAGTTCAACGGCACCCTCGCCGGCACCATCACCCTCACCGCCGGCCTCGGCGGCATGGGCGGCGCCCAGCCCCTCGCCGTGACGATGAACGACGGCGTCGCCATCTGCATCGACGTCGACCCGCGCGCCATCGAGCGCCGCATCGAGCACCGCTACCTGGACGTCAAGGCCGACAACCTCGCCCACGCCCTCCGGCTCGCCGTCGAGGCCCGCGACGCCCGCCGCCCGCTCTCCATCGGCCTTCTCGGCAACGCCGCCGAGCTGCTCCCGCAGATGCTCGCCGAGGGCGCCCCGATCGACATCGTGACGGACCAGACCTCCGCCCACGACCCGCTCTCCTACCTCCCCGTCGGCATCGCCTTCGAGGACATGGCCGACGCGGCGGCGAAGGACCCGGCCGGCTTCACCCAGCGCTCGCGCGAGTCCATGGCCAAGCACGTCGAGGCCATGGTCGGCTTCATGGACGCCGGCTCCGAGGTCTTCGACTACGGCAACTCGATCCGCGGTGAGGCGCAGCTCGCCGGCTACGACCGCGCCTTCGCCTTCCCCGGCTTCGTCCCCGCCTACATCCGCCCGCTGTTCTGCGAGGGCAAGGGCCCCTTCCGCTGGGCCGCCCTCTCCGGCGAGGCCTCCGACATCCACAAGACGGACAAGGCGATCCTGGAGCTCTTCCCGGAGAACGAGTCCCTCCACCGCTGGATCAAGATGGCCGGCGAGCGCGTCCACTTCCAGGGCCTCCCCGCCCGCATCTGCTGGCTCGGCCAGGGCGAGCGCGACAAGGCCGGCGACATGTTCAACGACATGGTCGGCAACGGCACCCTCGCCGCGCCCCTGGCGATCGGCCGCGACCACCTCGACTGCGGCTCGGTGGCCTCCCCGTACCGCGAGACCGAGGCCATGCTCGACGGCTCGGACGCCATCGCCGACTGGCCGCTCCTCAACGCCATGGTCAACGTCGCCTCCGGCGCCTCCTGGGTCTCCCTCCACCACGGCGGCGGCGTCGGCATGGGCCGCTCCATCCACGCGGGCCAGGTCACGGTCGCCGACGGCACCCCGCTCGCCGGCGAGAAGATCCGCCGCGTGCTCACCAACGACCCGGGCATGGGCGTCATCCGCCACGTCGACGCCGGCTACGACATCGCCGAGCGGGTCGCCGACGAGAAGGGCGTCCGCGTCCCGATGCGCGAGGGCTCCGGCCAGGAGACCTCCGGCGCCGAGGCCTCCGCGTGA
- a CDS encoding allantoate amidohydrolase — MSDTFHAMWRSLRPIGRSDASGGYRRYAWTGADADCRLWFRMQAEARRLDVETDRNGNQWAWLGDPTAGDAVVTGSHLDSVPDGGAFDGPLGVVSAFAALDELRSRGAVFKKPLAIVNFGDEEGARFGLACVGSRLTAGRLTKEQAYELRDADGISLPQAMEAAGHDPSAIGPDPERLARIGAFVELHVEQGRALDLSGDSVGLASAIWPHGRWRYDFAGEANHAGTTRLVDRRDPMLTYAETVLAARREAELAGAVATFGKIAVEPNGVNAIPSLVRGWLDARAADQGALDKVVTGIEAEARAYAERHGIDLTVVRESFTPVVDFSHALRDELARVLGEKTPVLGTGAGHDAGILSESIPTAMLFVRNPTGVSHSPAEFAAEDDCVAGVLALADVLEDLACR; from the coding sequence GTGAGCGACACCTTCCACGCCATGTGGCGTTCGCTGCGGCCCATCGGCCGCAGCGACGCCTCGGGCGGCTACCGCCGCTACGCCTGGACCGGGGCCGACGCCGACTGCCGGCTCTGGTTCCGGATGCAGGCCGAGGCGCGCCGCCTCGACGTCGAGACCGACCGGAACGGCAACCAGTGGGCCTGGCTCGGCGACCCGACGGCCGGCGACGCGGTCGTCACCGGCTCCCACCTGGACTCCGTCCCGGACGGCGGTGCCTTCGACGGCCCCCTCGGTGTCGTCTCGGCCTTCGCCGCACTCGACGAACTGCGCTCCCGCGGTGCCGTGTTCAAGAAGCCCCTCGCCATCGTCAACTTCGGTGACGAGGAGGGGGCCCGCTTCGGCCTCGCCTGCGTCGGCTCCCGCCTCACCGCGGGCCGGCTGACGAAGGAGCAGGCGTACGAGCTCCGCGACGCCGACGGGATCAGCCTCCCGCAGGCGATGGAGGCGGCGGGACACGACCCTTCGGCCATCGGCCCGGACCCCGAGCGGCTCGCCCGCATCGGCGCCTTCGTCGAACTGCACGTCGAGCAGGGCCGGGCCCTGGACCTGTCCGGCGACTCCGTCGGCCTCGCCTCCGCGATCTGGCCGCACGGCCGCTGGCGGTACGACTTCGCCGGTGAGGCCAACCACGCCGGCACCACCCGGCTCGTCGACCGCCGCGACCCGATGCTCACCTACGCGGAGACGGTCCTCGCCGCCCGCCGCGAGGCCGAACTCGCGGGCGCCGTCGCCACCTTCGGCAAGATCGCGGTCGAGCCGAACGGCGTCAACGCCATCCCGTCCCTCGTCCGCGGCTGGCTCGACGCCCGCGCCGCCGACCAGGGCGCGCTGGACAAGGTCGTCACGGGCATCGAGGCGGAGGCCCGCGCCTACGCCGAGCGCCACGGCATCGACCTCACCGTCGTCCGGGAGTCCTTCACCCCGGTCGTGGACTTCTCGCACGCCCTGCGCGACGAGCTGGCCCGCGTCCTCGGCGAGAAGACCCCCGTCCTCGGCACGGGCGCGGGACACGACGCCGGAATCCTCTCCGAATCGATCCCGACCGCCATGCTGTTCGTACGGAACCCCACCGGCGTCTCGCACTCCCCGGCCGAATTCGCGGCCGAGGACGACTGCGTGGCCGGGGTCCTCGCACTCGCCGACGTACTGGAGGACCTGGCGTGTCGCTGA